actataggccagttagtcttacttctatccttgggaaaactctggaaaaagtcattaaggatcacatttgtgggagcccagcaggggaaataatgctgaaaggaaatcagcatggattcattgcaggtatatcctgcctgactaaccttgtttctttttatgaacaggtcacaaaatgcttagacacaggagtcgaggtagatgtcatctacctaaactttaagaaggccttcgatacagtatctcattctgttctcataaataaactgacaagctatgatgtagatgattacacagtcaggtgggaggcaaattggcttagtggatggggcgatatcgacctggaaagatgtggccagtggagtcccgcaaggctcggtccttggaccagtgctattcagtgtcttcatcagtgacttggacaagggcctggaaagcaccctgtccaagtacacagatgataccaaattatggggcaaagtcaacacaccagaggatagggaacagatccaggcagatctggacaggttggaaaaatgggcagaacaaaataggatgcagttcaacaaagacaagtgcaaagtgctacacctgggcaaaaagaaccaccagcACACGTACAGGCTGAGGGacaaccttctcagcagcacagcagcggaaagggatcttggagtcatagttgactccaagatgaacgtgagtcgtcaatgtgatgaagtgatcaacaaggctaaccgcactttatcgtgcattagcagatgcatgacaaacaggttcagggaggtgatgcttcccctctatgcagcattggtcaggccgcggctggagtactgagtctagttctgggcgccgcacttcaagggggatgcagagaatcttgagagggtttagaggaggcaacttgtatggtcagaggcctgcagggaaggccctatgaggagagaccaaGGAACCTggctctcttcagccttcgcaagagcaggctgaaaggtgatcttgtggttgcctataaattcatcagaggacagctgcagggaacaggagatgctctatttactagggcacccccaggagtaactaggaacaatggccacaaactgacgaagagcagatttaggttggacattagaaagaacttcttcacagtaagaggtgtcagaatctggaacaggctcccaagggaggtggtgctctcccctaccttgaggggtcttcaagagaagacagGACAAGCACtgagctggggtcgtctgactccagcgctctttcctgcccagggcagggggtcagactccatgacctactgaggtcccttctgaccctaacatttatgaatgtCCATTTCCCATATCTAGAATCAACGCCTTGGGGGCAGCTTATATTCAGGGGATGTTGAATgcaggtaaatatggtagatcTCTGCCCCATGGATGCCTGCACCCCTACCACCCTCCATGCCCGCGAATCTCACCCATGGGTGATCTCTGGCCATAAAATAAGGCctgtctcttcttccttcccaggcTCATTTCcatagccccaccccctccccggtTAACGAGGGCCCTCTGTGCCCTGGGCCATGTCCTGCAGGGTTTATGaccctttctcctctcctccacAATCCCCTGGGGCAGAGTCCCAGCCACTGGAGCCTCTCCTGAAGTGGCCTTGACTCGAGGCCCCTCCTCCAGTCGGCTGCCCATCTCTGCACCTATTCCACCTCTGCTACCATCTTCCAGAATATATAACACCCCCAGATATAACACGCACCCCAGGTCTGcaacacacccccccccccgaaggaAATTAAACTTACCCTGGAGTGAGGGGAAGGAGTTGAGGTTGGGGGGGCTCTGGGTTGCCTTTCCCTGAACCTAGTCCACCTCTGCTACCATATTTCAACATATACAACACCCCAGATATAAAATACACCCCAGTTTGACAACACCCCCAAGAAGGCCATTAAAAGTTACCCCAGAGTGTGGAGAAGTAGCTGAGATCTGGGGGGCTCTGGAGCTATTCTACCTCTACCATATTTTGGCATAAACAATACCCCCAAATATAACACACACCCTAACAGCAGAGGTCTGGGGTCCCTGGGGCCCAACTCAACCCACCCATTCCAGGGCTGTGCAGCCTAGTAGGTGAAGCCATGAATGCCCAACCCTAATCTAGTACGGCCACCCCAGGGGCCCAGAACCTGGTAGTGGAGCGGGCGGAGCAGCGATGGCACGAATGGCAGTGATTCCTGGAGCTGCGGTGATTAacacccccatgctcccctccacAGACATCCAGCCCTTCCCTCACACAGATAGCACCCATGGGAGCCCTCTGAAAAGCCGGGTGCAGATGACACAGCAAATCAGTGTGCACCGATGAATTTTCTCCAGCTAAAGTAGAAGCAGGATTATATGTGTTATGGGCCCAGCGCTTTATGACTCAGTTTACAAGCCAAGCAAAACCACATATAATAACTGCAATACTCATTCCATTGTTATTTGAATATATTAcagtcaaccccctcccccccaaaacgaGGGCAAGAACTAGCCCCAAACTACCAGCTCATTGGTCCTGCAGCCCTTAGAGTCCAAGGCATATGTCTGATTCAATCCCAAaaggctgggcagtgcctccaaGGTTGTCCCCATTTGTCCTTCCTATGCCTGGGGTCATAGACCCACCCCTGAGCTCAGCCCTGGAGCTTGGCCCCAAACTAGACCACAGGGCTGTGAAAGGAGGGAGCCATGGCCAGGAagagcagagaggcagcagtggcGGAGAAGGAAGTGTAGCTTCATTATGGCTGTTAGCAAGAGGAGAGGGTCTTAAggagtgaagagattagcaggaattcaGTAGATGCCAACCAGCCATGACGGCAACTGAACAGAAACATCACTGGTTTGAAGCTTGGGGAGAGTATGAATCAAAAGAGGGTGCAAATACATGCCTGGGATCCACCCCAAGCTCCCCCCAGCTGGTTTTCTCTGGAGGTGTTATATATGAGGTAATTATGGCACATCCTTTAGGATCAGAGAAGTACCTGGGTGCTGGGCAGCAGTCACCAGGACAATTTCCATTGCCAACTCCATTGCTCTGTGGGTTTTGGGGGACAAGCCAGGGCCTCGGGGACCTTCCCATGGCCAGACATGGGGTCTCTCCCCCATGGGATCCCCCATGagccctcactgctgccctgtgccctgtaTCACCCCAGGGCCACACATAGTTGCTCCATAGCCCAGCAAAGGGGGATAGCAAAAGCCGGGTGCCTGGAGCCTAATGAGGGGGTCCAGTGCCTAACCTAGAGAAGCCTGAAGTCTAATGAGGAGGTCTGGAGCCTAATAAAGGGGAACAGATCCTAACAATGGGATCTAGGCTCTAACGAGGGGGAGTAGAATCTAAAAAGAGGATCTGGGCACTAACGAGGGGGAACGGAGTCTAATGAGTGGGTCTGAGCACTAACAAGGGGGTATGGGCTCTagcaagggggaagggagccgCACTCACCGGCCAACACAGCCAAAAGGATGAGGATGAGGGGGGCCCTGCGCTGGGCTGGCCTCCAGGCCGCGGGCCCCATCTGCCCACACATGCTGGTCTGTCTGTCCGTCCCAGCTGGGCGGGAACGCAGCGGTACATGGGAAATGAGCCCGGAGCCCTGGCACAGGCCCAGGTCCAGCCTTTgcccttggggctggggggagagcagggtgcGGCCCCTTCCTCAATGGGTACATGAGGTCATGGAAGACAGCAGCAGGTgtcaccacccagcctggccccaggacAGACTCAGGGCACATACACCCACCTCGCCCAGCTGggatggagagggagagaaataggTGTGTGTAGGGTtgcacagatagatagatagatagatagatagatagatagatagatagatagatagatagatagatagatagatagatagatatgcaggCTGGGAGGGGCCAGCTGGCACGGGCCGCAGGAGCTGATGTCACTCATGGCCACGGGGCTGTTGCATGTGGTCGTTCCCGGCCCAGGCactccccagagccagccgcaacCAGTGCcctcagggtggggctgggcagggcagagcccaggtTATTCCCAGCACCTGGGAAAGCCTGGGGAcctcagcatggggcaggggaggactcTCATATCCCACaatcccccccacctgccccctgcccccagagccaggacaggAAGGGGTCATTTGCAAAGGACTCTGGGACGGAACATGGAGGCCGCCAGGGCAGGCATGTAGCACTGACACACACATGTGAACATggtgctgcccacccccagcaaggacgagccccaggcccagcactgATAGCACAGATGTTCTTTATTGTTCAATGAGCCCCAAAAGCCTCCAAATTCACCCCAAAACAGCCCCCCGCAGGGGGAAAACGGGAGGGgtgcaggctgctgggggcagggcagattccaccccacccccatcccaaggGCAGCAAGAACCAAGGCTGGCCCCACACCATCCAGCCTcgcccagacgcctgggttcaTTGAAAGCCTCCACACCCCTGTTTACCAAGGGACAGGGCGAAACTCAAACAGGCCCTAGCAGGAACTGGGGCAAAagccagcccccccacaccctccccgcAGCTGGGCAAACAGGccccaccctgccagtgcccctcactcccaacctgcagccccctgccccaccagccctgctggtgcccctcactcctgacctgcagccccctactagtgcccctcactcccaaccagtGGGAAACATGCtgttatgtacacacacacacacatgcacacacacgcacacacaaagtcCCAAGAAGCCAGTGACtatggggaaggggatggagagaGCAGCAGGATCCAGCCCCCCCAGTCCTGGTGAAAAGGGGGTGTCTCCAGAGCCTgcatggtgcccccccccacagtcctgaCATCATCTCTGCTTCCCCATGCCATGGTGGGGAGGGTCCTGCTGCCGTTGTGGGCGTCTAGGGCCCCCTCCACTCAAGAGACTCTGgagcggggtgggaggggtcACATCTTGGTCATGTGGGGCTGGGCAATGCTGGTCTGAAAGAGCAGGGAGAAAGGGGTTGAGTGCTGCCCCCCCAActccaccagtgcccctcactcccaacccacagcaccccccccagccctgccagtgcccctcactcctgacccacaacctGCACCCCCACCTACCTGCGCAGAGGGATCCACCTTGTTCAGCGCAGGGCGGAAGCCATCAACGTAGGAATCAGTGCTGTGGCTACTCCCGGATCCCACCAGAGACCCTGTGGGGGAGGTGATACTGAGCCTCCAACTCAaaccaggggcatgtgccccagcatcccacccCTGGCTCccgccccaccccttccttctctcctGCCTCAGTGTTCCCTGATGCAGTCCACGCCCATTGTGGGCACAGACCAGCTTGGAACtggcccccacagctgcccctggggttgctggggtgggggcagttacCGGGGGGGCTGGAGGCCTCAGGGTTAGGAGAATAGAAGCCGCGGCGCCCGGCGTTCCACTCCCACTCGTGCTGTGGCCACCACGTGCCCTTCCTCCCATGGCTgctgtcatcctcctcctcctcattgtgCTGTGGCCACCAGGAGCCCTTTTTCCCGTGgccttcttcctcctcatcctCAGTGTGCTGCGGTGACCACGCACCCTTCTTCCCAAGGCCTTCCTCTttgtcctcttcctccttcatCCGGGCCTTGCTGAGGCTACAGGGAGCAACAGGGGCAAGTCAGggcccaggacacctgggttctctccccaccagcccaacagcacccctcactcccgacccacagcccctctgTAAACCGGTGttgcccctcacacccaacctgcagcccctgccccccgagctttgccggtgcccctcactcccaaccctcaggCCCTGGTACCTGTGCTTCTCCTGGCGGCcccggggtgggcagcagcagaggcaaaacagcaggagcagcaggaggagcaagAGGATGAGGAGGCCCAGGGCCACCCCCACGGCCACCCCTACCTTGCTGACCCCCTGGTCACAGTGGCTGCCCGTAAACCAGAACCAGTCTGAGTGCTcgcagctgtggggagaagggggcacagTTGGGGGGGGCAGATGCCTGTGTCCCCTGGGAGGGGACTAGTGGttagggcagtgggggctggggatccggacacctgggttccctaggcactgtggagctggaggggtgagagcaggggggactcaggcctggatgcctgggtcccctgggaggggaatgggggagaaGTGGTTGGGGTAAAGGGGCCAGACGCCTGGGTCCCGCAGCTCACTAGCAGGTGGGCCCCTCAGGGTGGATGTAGCAGTAGCCGTGGGGGCTGCAGACGAAGTGCTGCGGGTGCCACCGGCTGCAGTTGGAAACGCACATCAGGTCCCCGGAGACCCACATAGCCTCAAAGAATGGCTGGAACTGCCTTGGGGCCACCGCTGGGTTCATGCAGAcccctgggggggcaggagggggggcaTCAGACccggggggggtccccccaaccctgccagtgcccctcactcctgaccctcagtgcctgcccccccccagccctgctcccaagccgcagcccctccccagccctgccggtgcccctcactcccaaagctcagtgcctgcccccccagccctgctcccaaccCGCGGCCCCTCCCCagacctgccagtgcccctcactcccaaccctcagcacctgcccccccagccctgctcccaacctgcagcccctccccagacctgccggtgccccccactcccaacccacagccccagctcccacgCCAGGGGTCTCACCAGCCAGTCTGAATGGCAGGGCGGTGACACGGGTGGCATTGCGTTGGAAGCAGAGCCGTTCTGTCAGGGAACATGAGGCCATGAGTCCTgcgtgccccctccacccccccacccctccccaagaGATGGGGCCTGGGGGAACAGACTCCAGCCAgacgggggctggggggagcgggcaTCTCACCAAGCTCATCGGAAGTGCAGGTGTGGTTCCACAGCACGGCGCTGACTTTAGCCTGGGCCAGGGCATAGGTGCCATTGTAGGTGCCAGCATCCAGCTTCACCAGCACCTCATGGGTGGCCACGATGCTGCCATTCcttgtgggggggagcagagtcAGCCTGGGGCCACAGGGACCCCCCCAGCcaccacccccctcaccccccctcaCCTGAGCTCCAGGAGCCGGAGGCCTTGGTAGCCGGGCACCGCTTTGTACAGCAGCCCCATCTGCAAGATAGCAGCCATGAGCCCCCAGCCAGACACGTGGATGCAGGGGACATGGATACGTGGATGCACCGAGACATGGCTGCAcaagtgcatacacacacatggacATGGATACATGGTGCATGGATGCACGTGGTCACACATACCCAGGTGCATGGGTGCACCAAgacacgggtgcacatgcacatagaTACATGCAGACATGAATACATGGTGCATGGATGCGCATACCCAGGTGCATGGATACACCAAGACACaagtgcacacacatacaagtgTGCATGGATACACTGGTGTATGGGGGCATGTATCCACAGGTGCACAAGTACATGGGTACATAGACACACCAATGCACGTGTGCATGGATACAGTGATACAGGGGTGCATGGATGAACCAATGCACATGTGTGAAGATACAGGGGTGCACAGAGGCCTGGATACCCGGGTGCATGGATGCACCGATGCAGGGATACAGGGGTGCACAAATACATGtgcgcacagacacatgcatgcacagacacacatgtgCTGGGAGCCCCAGACCCACACGTCTCTGGACTCTGCTGCCCCCCATCACCTGCTGTTTGAAGTTGGTCTGGAAGTGCTGGTATGCGGCAGAGCTGGGTTCATCCATGGAGGGCTGGAAGATCATGTTCACCACAGTCACCGTGACCCTGATGGCAACCACCACTGtgcctgtggtggggaggggcagaggttgAGGCTCCATCCACCCAGAGACATCCCCCATCCCTTGgtggcagcccaggctgggggcaaggacacctgggctccctctctccagGCTGCAGGGGCCTGAGCTCCTGCCCCCAACACTCATAGccaaaggggcagggggctgtgggtcaggagtgtggggcaccaatAGGATGGGGAACCCTGTGATACTCACTGACATTAATGTTGTTGATGACAATCTCACAGACCTGCCCCGTCAGGCCAGGGGGGCACCGGCACATGCTGGCCACAAGTGTCCCCCCATTCTGGCAGGCCAGGGCGGGTGCCGAGGGGGCTGTGTGGACAAGCATAAGGGGGttagggcagggccaggggccaggggtcctggctgcagccggcccaggatGGGGAGGGAAACTCACCCATGGGCATGGCCGTGGGGACTGCAGGCAATGGCGTCGAGTGTGGGGCTGAGGGGCTGAGTGAGCCCGTGGCTGAGCTGTGGGCCACTATGGGAAATGCCGTAGATGACACACGTGTCTCTGGTGTGATCATCTCTGTGGACACGGACCCCGACAGGGCCGTGGGAGGCACGCGGGTCCCTGTCGTGGTCAGGGattcccaaggggctgcagatgACACACGGGTCTCCGGTGTGGTTGCCTCCATGGAAATGGGCTCCCATGGGCTGATGGATGAGCCATGTGTCTCTGGCATGGATGTCTCCATGGACAACACGTGTGTCACTAGCGTGGACATCTCCTTGGACCATGTGTGCGTCTCTGGCATCTCCGTAGATGACATATGTGTCTCTGACTTGGACATCTCCGTGGTCGACACAGATGTCTCCAGTGTGGTCAGTTCCATGGATGCCATGTATGTCTCCAGAGTGGACACCTCCGTGGATTCCGTGTGCATCTCTGGTGTGGACACCTCCATGGATGCCGTGTGCGTCTCCGGAGTGGACACCTCCATGGATGCCGTGTGCATCTCTGGCGTGGACACCTCCATGGATGCCGTGTGCGTCTCCGGCATGGACACCTCCATGGATGCCGTGTGCGTCTCCGGCGTGGACACCTCCATGGATGCCGTGTGCGTCTCCGGCGTGGACACCTCCATGGATGCCGTGTGCGTCTCCGGCGTGGACACCTCTGTGTGCCAGGTGCTGATGCGCCGGGTGCAGGGAGTGGTCGTGGTGATGGTGCGTAGGCAGGTTGTGGATTGGATCAGGCTTGTCCGCTTTGTCACGACCCCAAACCCCCTGAGCTCCATGGGCAGGGCTGTCACCTGCCGCCGGGTGACCTGGGGAACCTGTGAGGGGCTGGTGGCTCCCGTGACCTTGGCCATGGCTAtggttgtggctgcaggggccaTAGCTCTGGCTTCGGGTcctggggggagagaagaggtcAGTGGGCTCAGGGTGGGGCAAAGCGGGTAtcaaggggcagggggatgaggggggaaagggtgtcctggacacctgggggggagggtgagACACCCGGGTCCTGTGCCCATGCGTGTGTCCCAGATGTCTGGGTCCCCTTCAGCCATCTCCCTGGGCAGTGAGGGACTCACCGCACAGGAGAGGCCAGGACACTTGGAGCTGGAAGGACACACAACACCCCCTGAGACCATCCCAACCCCCTCAGACACTCCCAGCCTGGCTGAAGGGGGTATCTCACAGGTCCCCAACCCACAAACCCCCTTCTCTGAGGTCCCCC
This sequence is a window from Alligator mississippiensis isolate rAllMis1 chromosome 15, rAllMis1, whole genome shotgun sequence. Protein-coding genes within it:
- the LOC106738103 gene encoding mucin-17, with the protein product MGFPGTLLALALALALTSGPEARAMAPAATTIAMAKVTGATSPSQVPQVTRRQVTALPMELRGFGVVTKRTSLIQSTTCLRTITTTTPCTRRISTWHTEVSTPETHTASMEVSTPETHTASMEVSTPETHTASMEVSMPETHTASMEVSTPEMHTASMEVSTPETHTASMEVSTPEMHTESTEVSTLETYMASMELTTLETSVSTTEMSKSETHMSSTEMPETHTWSKEMSTLVTHVLSMETSMPETHGSSISPWEPISMEATTPETRVSSAAPWESLTTTGTRVPPTALSGSVSTEMITPETRVSSTAFPIVAHSSATGSLSPSAPHSTPLPAVPTAMPMAPSAPALACQNGGTLVASMCRCPPGLTGQVCEIVINNINVSTVVVAIRVTVTVVNMIFQPSMDEPSSAAYQHFQTNFKQQMGLLYKAVPGYQGLRLLELRNGSIVATHEVLVKLDAGTYNGTYALAQAKVSAVLWNHTCTSDELERLCFQRNATRVTALPFRLAGVCMNPAVAPRQFQPFFEAMWVSGDLMCVSNCSRWHPQHFVCSPHGYCYIHPEGPTCYCEHSDWFWFTGSHCDQGVSKVGVAVGVALGLLILLLLLLLLLFCLCCCPPRGRQEKHSLSKARMKEEEDKEEGLGKKGAWSPQHTEDEEEEGHGKKGSWWPQHNEEEEDDSSHGRKGTWWPQHEWEWNAGRRGFYSPNPEASSPPGSLVGSGSSHSTDSYVDGFRPALNKVDPSAQTSIAQPHMTKM